In a genomic window of Meleagris gallopavo isolate NT-WF06-2002-E0010 breed Aviagen turkey brand Nicholas breeding stock chromosome 1, Turkey_5.1, whole genome shotgun sequence:
- the RCBTB2 gene encoding RCC1 and BTB domain-containing protein 2 isoform X1, with protein sequence MRNICCLPIYFQKGTPAQIHMEDEPPPSQGVSVKVLEATLLSALKMLDVGKWPIFSLCSQEELKLIRQACVFGSAGNEVLYVTENDEVFVLGMNCSGCLGTGDVQSTIEPKRLDSLCGKKIACLSYGSGPHVVLATEEGEVYTWGHNAYSQLGNGTTNHGLVPCQVSTNLVNKKVIEVACGSHHSMVLTSDGEVYTWGYNNSGQVGSGSTANQPIPRRVTSCLQNKVVVNIACGQMCSMAVVENGEVYVWGYNGNGQLGLGSSGNQPTPCRIAALQGIRVQRVACGCAHTLVLTDEGQIYAWGANSYGQLGTGNKSNQSYPTTVTVDKDRVIEIAACHSAHTSAAKTQSGQVYMWGQCRGQSVVLPHLTHFACTDDVFACFATPAVMWRLLSVEPDDHLTVAQSLKKEFDNPETADLKFLVDGKYIHVHKVLLKIRCEHFRSILNNDDEIIEMSEFSYPVYRAFLEYLYTDSIRLPPEDAIGLLDLATLYRENRLKKLCQQTIKQGICEENAIALLSAAVKYEAQDLEEFCFRFCINHLTVVTQTQGFAEMDHDLLKNFISKASRVGAFRN encoded by the exons GTCTTGGAGGCAACATTATTGTCAGCCCTGAAGATGCTGGATGTTGGGAAATGGccaattttttccctttgttcacAAGAAGAGCTCAAGTTAATTCGTCAAGCCTGTGTATTTGGAAGTGCTGGTAATGAGGTGCTGTATGTAACTGAAAATGATGAG GTTTTTGTGCTTGGCATGAACTGCAGTGGGTGTTTGGGAACCGGAGACGTCCAAAGCACAATTGAGCCAAAGAGATTAGATTCTCTATGTGGCAAAAAGATAGCCTGTCTGAGTTATGGAAGTGGCCCTCATGTTGTTCTTGCTACAGAAG AAGGAGAAGTGTACACATGGGGTCATAATGCTTACAGTCAGTTGGGCAATGGTACAACAAATCATGGTTTGGTTCCCTGTCAAGTCTCTACCAACTTGGTGAACAAGAAAGTCATTGAAGTTGCTTGTGGCTCTCATCACTCTATGGTGTTAACATCTGATGGGGAG GTGTACACGTGGGGTTATAATAACTCAGGCCAGGTTGGATCTGGTTCAACTGCTAATCAACCAATTCCTCGAAGAGTTACCAGCTGCCTACAAAATAAAGTAGTAGTTAACATAGCCTGTGGACAGATGTGCTCtatggctgtggtggaaaatggAGAG GTCTATGTCTGGGGTTACAATGGGAACGGccagctggggctgggcagcagcGGCAATCAGCCAACACCGTGCCGAATAGCAGCCTTGCAAGGCATTCGTGTGCAGCGG GTTGCCTGTGGCTGTGCACATACGTTAGTGCTAACAGATGAAGGTCAGATTTATGCCTGGGGAGCCAATTCATATGGCCAGTTAGGTACTGGGAATAAAAGCAACCAGTCTTACCCTACTACGGTTACTGTGGATAAGGACAG AGTTATAGAGATTGCAGCCTGCCACTCTGCTCACACTTCGGCTGCCAAGACGCAGAGCGGCCAGGTGTACATGTGGGGCCAGTGCCGCGGCCAGTCTGTGGTCCTTCCCCACCTCACTCACTTTGCCTGCACTGACGAtgtgtttgcttgctttgctaCCCCTGCTGTTATGTGGCGTCTTCTCTCAGTAG AGCCCGATGACCATCTAACAGTAGCCCAGTCACTGAAGAAGGAATTTGACAACCCTGAAACTGCAGACCTGAAGTTCCTAGTGGATGGAAAATACATCCATGTTCATAAAGTTCTTCTCAAAATTAG GTGTGAACATTTTCGTTCCATACTGAATAACGATGATGAAATTATAGAAATGAGTGAATTTTCTTATCCTGTTTATCGAGCCTTCCTGGAGTACCTGTATACAGACAGTATTAGGCTCCCTCCTGAAGATGCCATAG GACTGCTAGATTTGGCAACACTGTATAGAGAAAACAGATTGAAAAAGCTTTGCCAGCAAACAATCAAACAAGGCATTTGTGAAGAGAATGCGATCgctcttctttctgctgctgtcaAATATGAAGCTCAG gACTTGGAAGAGTTTTGCTTCAGATTTTGCATAAACCACTTAACTGTTGTAACACAAACTCAAGGCTTTGCAGAAATGGACCACGATCTCCTGAAAAACTTCATTAGCAAAGCAAGCAGAGTGGGAGCATTCCGAAATTGA
- the RCBTB2 gene encoding RCC1 and BTB domain-containing protein 2 isoform X2 has protein sequence MEDEPPPSQGVSVKVLEATLLSALKMLDVGKWPIFSLCSQEELKLIRQACVFGSAGNEVLYVTENDEVFVLGMNCSGCLGTGDVQSTIEPKRLDSLCGKKIACLSYGSGPHVVLATEEGEVYTWGHNAYSQLGNGTTNHGLVPCQVSTNLVNKKVIEVACGSHHSMVLTSDGEVYTWGYNNSGQVGSGSTANQPIPRRVTSCLQNKVVVNIACGQMCSMAVVENGEVYVWGYNGNGQLGLGSSGNQPTPCRIAALQGIRVQRVACGCAHTLVLTDEGQIYAWGANSYGQLGTGNKSNQSYPTTVTVDKDRVIEIAACHSAHTSAAKTQSGQVYMWGQCRGQSVVLPHLTHFACTDDVFACFATPAVMWRLLSVEPDDHLTVAQSLKKEFDNPETADLKFLVDGKYIHVHKVLLKIRCEHFRSILNNDDEIIEMSEFSYPVYRAFLEYLYTDSIRLPPEDAIGLLDLATLYRENRLKKLCQQTIKQGICEENAIALLSAAVKYEAQDLEEFCFRFCINHLTVVTQTQGFAEMDHDLLKNFISKASRVGAFRN, from the exons GTCTTGGAGGCAACATTATTGTCAGCCCTGAAGATGCTGGATGTTGGGAAATGGccaattttttccctttgttcacAAGAAGAGCTCAAGTTAATTCGTCAAGCCTGTGTATTTGGAAGTGCTGGTAATGAGGTGCTGTATGTAACTGAAAATGATGAG GTTTTTGTGCTTGGCATGAACTGCAGTGGGTGTTTGGGAACCGGAGACGTCCAAAGCACAATTGAGCCAAAGAGATTAGATTCTCTATGTGGCAAAAAGATAGCCTGTCTGAGTTATGGAAGTGGCCCTCATGTTGTTCTTGCTACAGAAG AAGGAGAAGTGTACACATGGGGTCATAATGCTTACAGTCAGTTGGGCAATGGTACAACAAATCATGGTTTGGTTCCCTGTCAAGTCTCTACCAACTTGGTGAACAAGAAAGTCATTGAAGTTGCTTGTGGCTCTCATCACTCTATGGTGTTAACATCTGATGGGGAG GTGTACACGTGGGGTTATAATAACTCAGGCCAGGTTGGATCTGGTTCAACTGCTAATCAACCAATTCCTCGAAGAGTTACCAGCTGCCTACAAAATAAAGTAGTAGTTAACATAGCCTGTGGACAGATGTGCTCtatggctgtggtggaaaatggAGAG GTCTATGTCTGGGGTTACAATGGGAACGGccagctggggctgggcagcagcGGCAATCAGCCAACACCGTGCCGAATAGCAGCCTTGCAAGGCATTCGTGTGCAGCGG GTTGCCTGTGGCTGTGCACATACGTTAGTGCTAACAGATGAAGGTCAGATTTATGCCTGGGGAGCCAATTCATATGGCCAGTTAGGTACTGGGAATAAAAGCAACCAGTCTTACCCTACTACGGTTACTGTGGATAAGGACAG AGTTATAGAGATTGCAGCCTGCCACTCTGCTCACACTTCGGCTGCCAAGACGCAGAGCGGCCAGGTGTACATGTGGGGCCAGTGCCGCGGCCAGTCTGTGGTCCTTCCCCACCTCACTCACTTTGCCTGCACTGACGAtgtgtttgcttgctttgctaCCCCTGCTGTTATGTGGCGTCTTCTCTCAGTAG AGCCCGATGACCATCTAACAGTAGCCCAGTCACTGAAGAAGGAATTTGACAACCCTGAAACTGCAGACCTGAAGTTCCTAGTGGATGGAAAATACATCCATGTTCATAAAGTTCTTCTCAAAATTAG GTGTGAACATTTTCGTTCCATACTGAATAACGATGATGAAATTATAGAAATGAGTGAATTTTCTTATCCTGTTTATCGAGCCTTCCTGGAGTACCTGTATACAGACAGTATTAGGCTCCCTCCTGAAGATGCCATAG GACTGCTAGATTTGGCAACACTGTATAGAGAAAACAGATTGAAAAAGCTTTGCCAGCAAACAATCAAACAAGGCATTTGTGAAGAGAATGCGATCgctcttctttctgctgctgtcaAATATGAAGCTCAG gACTTGGAAGAGTTTTGCTTCAGATTTTGCATAAACCACTTAACTGTTGTAACACAAACTCAAGGCTTTGCAGAAATGGACCACGATCTCCTGAAAAACTTCATTAGCAAAGCAAGCAGAGTGGGAGCATTCCGAAATTGA
- the RCBTB2 gene encoding RCC1 and BTB domain-containing protein 2 isoform X3, which yields MRNICCLPIYFQKGTPAQIHMEDEPPPSQGVSVKVLEATLLSALKMLDVGKWPIFSLCSQEELKLIRQACVFGSAGNEVLYVTENDEVFVLGMNCSGCLGTGDVQSTIEPKRLDSLCGKKIACLSYGSGPHVVLATEEGEVYTWGHNAYSQLGNGTTNHGLVPCQVSTNLVNKKVIEVACGSHHSMVLTSDGEVYTWGYNNSGQVGSGSTANQPIPRRVTSCLQNKVVVNIACGQMCSMAVVENGEVYVWGYNGNGQLGLGSSGNQPTPCRIAALQGIRVQRVACGCAHTLVLTDEGQIYAWGANSYGQLGTGNKSNQSYPTTVTVDKDRVIEIAACHSAHTSAAKTQSGQVYMWGQCRGQSVVLPHLTHFACTDDVFACFATPAVMWRLLSVEPDDHLTVAQSLKKEFDNPETADLKFLVDGKYIHVHKVLLKIRCEHFRSILNNDDEIIEMSEFSYPVYRAFLEYLYTDSIRLPPEDAIGLGRVLLQILHKPLNCCNTNSRLCRNGPRSPEKLH from the exons GTCTTGGAGGCAACATTATTGTCAGCCCTGAAGATGCTGGATGTTGGGAAATGGccaattttttccctttgttcacAAGAAGAGCTCAAGTTAATTCGTCAAGCCTGTGTATTTGGAAGTGCTGGTAATGAGGTGCTGTATGTAACTGAAAATGATGAG GTTTTTGTGCTTGGCATGAACTGCAGTGGGTGTTTGGGAACCGGAGACGTCCAAAGCACAATTGAGCCAAAGAGATTAGATTCTCTATGTGGCAAAAAGATAGCCTGTCTGAGTTATGGAAGTGGCCCTCATGTTGTTCTTGCTACAGAAG AAGGAGAAGTGTACACATGGGGTCATAATGCTTACAGTCAGTTGGGCAATGGTACAACAAATCATGGTTTGGTTCCCTGTCAAGTCTCTACCAACTTGGTGAACAAGAAAGTCATTGAAGTTGCTTGTGGCTCTCATCACTCTATGGTGTTAACATCTGATGGGGAG GTGTACACGTGGGGTTATAATAACTCAGGCCAGGTTGGATCTGGTTCAACTGCTAATCAACCAATTCCTCGAAGAGTTACCAGCTGCCTACAAAATAAAGTAGTAGTTAACATAGCCTGTGGACAGATGTGCTCtatggctgtggtggaaaatggAGAG GTCTATGTCTGGGGTTACAATGGGAACGGccagctggggctgggcagcagcGGCAATCAGCCAACACCGTGCCGAATAGCAGCCTTGCAAGGCATTCGTGTGCAGCGG GTTGCCTGTGGCTGTGCACATACGTTAGTGCTAACAGATGAAGGTCAGATTTATGCCTGGGGAGCCAATTCATATGGCCAGTTAGGTACTGGGAATAAAAGCAACCAGTCTTACCCTACTACGGTTACTGTGGATAAGGACAG AGTTATAGAGATTGCAGCCTGCCACTCTGCTCACACTTCGGCTGCCAAGACGCAGAGCGGCCAGGTGTACATGTGGGGCCAGTGCCGCGGCCAGTCTGTGGTCCTTCCCCACCTCACTCACTTTGCCTGCACTGACGAtgtgtttgcttgctttgctaCCCCTGCTGTTATGTGGCGTCTTCTCTCAGTAG AGCCCGATGACCATCTAACAGTAGCCCAGTCACTGAAGAAGGAATTTGACAACCCTGAAACTGCAGACCTGAAGTTCCTAGTGGATGGAAAATACATCCATGTTCATAAAGTTCTTCTCAAAATTAG GTGTGAACATTTTCGTTCCATACTGAATAACGATGATGAAATTATAGAAATGAGTGAATTTTCTTATCCTGTTTATCGAGCCTTCCTGGAGTACCTGTATACAGACAGTATTAGGCTCCCTCCTGAAGATGCCATAG gACTTGGAAGAGTTTTGCTTCAGATTTTGCATAAACCACTTAACTGTTGTAACACAAACTCAAGGCTTTGCAGAAATGGACCACGATCTCCTGAAAAACTTCATTAG